Proteins found in one Actinokineospora alba genomic segment:
- a CDS encoding helix-turn-helix domain-containing protein yields the protein MTSVALAIPEGTSLFEFAAPHEVFGVDRRNLADPWYDFSVCGSDTARLRGWFPDNAIRGLDGLAAADTVIVPASRDLDEEPAPDLVDAVRAAYDGGARVVSICTGAFVLAAAGLLDGRRATTHWLHADALARRHPRVRVDPSVLYIDDGSILTSAGKAAGMDLCLHLVRTDHGAAVANRLARVLVVAPHRPGGQAQFITAPMPERREHVLADLLAWVVGRLDQPLTVEELARRANVSSRTLARQFAAVTGTTPLRWLHAQRIQRARELLETTDDSVDLIAANTGMGTATTMRRHFHATVGVPPDTYRRTFRTELTERA from the coding sequence ATGACCTCCGTGGCCCTGGCGATACCCGAGGGCACTTCCCTGTTCGAGTTCGCCGCACCGCACGAGGTCTTCGGCGTCGACCGGCGCAACCTCGCCGACCCCTGGTACGACTTCAGCGTCTGCGGCTCCGACACCGCGCGGCTGCGCGGCTGGTTCCCCGACAACGCGATCCGCGGGCTCGACGGCCTCGCCGCCGCCGACACGGTGATCGTCCCGGCGAGCCGCGACCTCGACGAAGAGCCCGCACCCGACCTGGTGGACGCGGTGCGCGCGGCCTACGACGGTGGCGCCCGGGTGGTGTCGATCTGCACCGGCGCGTTCGTGCTCGCCGCCGCGGGCCTGCTCGACGGGCGGCGGGCCACCACGCACTGGCTGCACGCCGACGCCCTGGCCCGGCGCCACCCGCGCGTCCGGGTCGACCCGAGCGTGCTCTACATCGACGACGGCTCGATCCTCACCTCCGCGGGCAAGGCCGCCGGAATGGATCTCTGCCTGCACCTCGTGCGGACCGACCACGGCGCCGCGGTCGCCAACCGACTGGCCCGCGTCCTGGTCGTGGCCCCGCACCGCCCTGGCGGGCAGGCCCAGTTCATCACCGCCCCGATGCCCGAACGGCGCGAGCACGTCCTCGCCGACCTGCTCGCCTGGGTGGTCGGGCGGCTCGACCAGCCCCTCACGGTGGAGGAACTGGCCCGGCGGGCGAATGTGAGCTCGCGCACGCTCGCCCGCCAGTTCGCCGCCGTCACCGGCACGACCCCGCTGCGCTGGCTGCACGCCCAGCGGATCCAGCGGGCTCGGGAACTGCTCGAAACGACCGACGACTCCGTCGACCTGATCGCCGCCAACACCGGCATGGGCACGGCGACCACGATGCGCAGGCACTTCCACGCCACGGTCGGCGTCCCGCCGGACACGTACCGGCGAACCTTCCGCACCGAGCTCACCGAGCGTGCGTAG
- a CDS encoding saccharopine dehydrogenase family protein, which yields MPLVHDARGDDDEQVTSQGAVVVYGAYGHTGQFVVAELRDRGMTPILAGRDAAKLQAAFPGEEVRPASVDDPGSLDAALAGAAVVINAAGPFAATAGPVIEAALRAGIPYLDVAAEVEAVADTFRYDDKARAAGVTVVPAMAFYGGLGDLLATAAMGGSDVADEIHLAYALSSWKPTEGTRASGRVSKGRRDGGRLVYRNQRLELRTDSAPVTEWAFPAPVGTQAVQAEFTMADSVTIPTHLKASEIHTYMTVAPLADLFDAEATAPSAVDDRGRSDQTFVVEVVVRQGDERRRAVACGQDIYAISAPLVVEATERVLSGQFPAGVISAGSAFDARDFLMSLRDLSVEID from the coding sequence CTGCCACTCGTCCACGACGCTCGCGGTGATGATGATGAACAAGTGACATCACAGGGAGCAGTCGTCGTCTACGGCGCATATGGACACACCGGCCAGTTCGTCGTCGCCGAGCTGCGGGATCGCGGGATGACGCCGATCCTCGCGGGCCGGGACGCCGCCAAGCTTCAGGCCGCGTTCCCGGGGGAGGAGGTGCGACCGGCGTCGGTGGACGACCCGGGTTCGCTGGACGCCGCCCTGGCCGGGGCCGCGGTCGTCATCAATGCCGCCGGGCCGTTCGCCGCCACGGCGGGGCCGGTCATCGAGGCCGCTCTGCGCGCGGGAATCCCGTATCTGGATGTCGCCGCCGAGGTCGAAGCTGTCGCCGACACCTTCCGCTACGACGACAAGGCCCGTGCCGCCGGTGTCACGGTCGTCCCGGCGATGGCCTTCTATGGCGGGTTGGGTGATCTGCTGGCCACCGCCGCGATGGGTGGGTCGGACGTGGCCGACGAGATCCACCTCGCCTACGCGCTGAGCAGCTGGAAGCCGACCGAGGGCACTCGCGCTTCGGGCCGGGTTTCCAAGGGGCGGCGTGATGGTGGGCGGCTGGTCTACCGGAACCAGCGGCTGGAACTTCGCACCGACAGCGCTCCGGTCACGGAGTGGGCGTTCCCCGCTCCGGTCGGGACGCAGGCTGTTCAGGCCGAGTTCACGATGGCGGACAGTGTCACCATTCCGACGCATCTCAAGGCTTCGGAGATTCACACGTACATGACCGTTGCGCCATTGGCGGACTTGTTCGACGCTGAGGCCACGGCTCCGTCGGCTGTTGACGACCGGGGGCGCTCCGACCAGACGTTCGTGGTCGAAGTGGTTGTGCGGCAGGGGGATGAGCGGCGTCGGGCGGTTGCCTGCGGGCAGGATATCTATGCGATCTCCGCGCCGCTGGTCGTGGAGGCCACTGAACGTGTCCTCAGCGGACAGTTTCCGGCGGGAGTCATCTCGGCCGGTTCTGCCTTTGACGCTCGGGATTTCTTGATGTCGCTTCGGGATCTCTCGGTGGAGATCGACTAA
- a CDS encoding proprotein convertase P-domain-containing protein, with the protein MTSSVAVTGITGNAPSALQVGVDIKHTWRGDLVIDLIAPDGSAYRMKNSSSSDSADNVITTYTVNASTEVANGTWKLQVRDVYSYDTGYIDSWKLTF; encoded by the coding sequence GTGACCAGCTCGGTCGCCGTCACGGGCATCACGGGCAACGCGCCGTCGGCCTTGCAGGTCGGCGTGGACATCAAGCACACCTGGCGTGGCGACCTGGTGATCGACCTGATCGCCCCGGACGGCTCCGCCTACCGCATGAAGAACTCCAGCAGCAGTGACTCGGCTGACAACGTGATCACCACGTACACGGTGAACGCGTCCACTGAGGTGGCAAACGGAACCTGGAAACTCCAGGTCCGCGACGTTTACAGCTACGACACCGGCTACATCGATAGTTGGAAGCTGACCTTCTAG
- a CDS encoding trypsin-like serine protease, translating to MRISKMKKAGLLAAGLTAILAAVGGQALAAPPPSQPGDVSPMVVGGTLAAKGDFPWLVHLSMGCGGAMYSEQLVLTAAHCVDDRGTNGTGPDTTIGVTYGVVDRQDPAAVKRTSSYVHSAVGYTNVEAGKDWALVKLSSPITGAALLPIATTTANNNGTFDIMGWGGTSEGGNSMNRYASKAKVPFVDDTTCSGSSSYPNLVKSDSICAGYPEGGIDTCQGDSGGPMARRDANNNWVQVGIVSWGHGCARPNKYGIYTEVSTFAADIQAAAAKLGGGDTTPPPTGGVFENTNNVNIPDAGTAITSSITVSGVSGNAPATLKVGVDIKHTWRGDLVIDLVAPDGTAYRMKSSSGNDSADNVITTYTVNASTEVANGIWKLKVQDVARYDTGYIDSWKLTF from the coding sequence GTGCGAATCTCGAAAATGAAGAAGGCGGGGCTGCTGGCAGCGGGCCTCACCGCGATCCTGGCCGCAGTGGGGGGACAGGCGCTCGCCGCGCCGCCGCCCTCGCAGCCCGGTGACGTCAGCCCCATGGTCGTCGGCGGCACCCTGGCCGCCAAGGGCGACTTCCCCTGGCTGGTCCACCTCTCGATGGGCTGCGGCGGCGCGATGTACTCCGAGCAGCTCGTGCTGACCGCGGCGCACTGCGTCGACGACCGCGGCACCAACGGCACCGGCCCCGACACCACCATCGGTGTCACCTACGGCGTCGTCGACCGCCAGGACCCCGCGGCGGTCAAGCGCACGTCGAGCTACGTGCACTCCGCGGTGGGCTACACCAACGTGGAGGCGGGCAAGGACTGGGCGCTGGTCAAGCTCAGCAGCCCGATCACCGGCGCGGCGCTGCTGCCGATCGCCACCACCACCGCCAACAACAACGGCACGTTCGACATCATGGGCTGGGGTGGTACCTCCGAGGGTGGCAACTCGATGAACCGCTACGCCAGCAAGGCGAAGGTGCCGTTCGTCGACGACACCACTTGCAGCGGCTCCTCGTCCTACCCGAACCTGGTGAAGTCCGACTCGATCTGCGCGGGCTACCCCGAGGGCGGCATCGACACGTGCCAGGGTGACTCCGGCGGCCCGATGGCCCGCCGCGACGCCAACAACAACTGGGTCCAGGTCGGCATCGTCTCCTGGGGCCACGGCTGCGCCCGGCCCAACAAGTACGGCATCTACACCGAGGTCAGCACCTTCGCCGCGGACATCCAGGCCGCGGCCGCCAAGCTCGGCGGCGGCGACACCACGCCCCCGCCCACGGGCGGCGTCTTCGAGAACACCAACAACGTCAACATCCCCGACGCGGGCACCGCGATCACCAGCTCGATCACGGTCTCGGGTGTCAGCGGCAACGCACCGGCCACGCTGAAGGTCGGCGTGGACATCAAGCACACCTGGCGCGGCGACCTGGTCATCGACCTGGTGGCGCCGGACGGCACGGCCTACCGGATGAAGAGCTCCAGCGGCAACGACTCCGCGGACAACGTGATCACCACCTACACGGTGAACGCCTCCACGGAGGTGGCGAACGGCATCTGGAAGCTCAAGGTCCAGGACGTCGCCCGCTACGACACGGGTTACATCGACAGCTGGAAGCTCACTTTCTAG
- a CDS encoding M14 family metallopeptidase, translated as MNRKRLSVMVGALAAFAVIISMSGNPASGENAAAAQEARATAEYHVIGVKTSQQRSAIAATGAAVNGTEDSRLMITATPAEVAKIRSQGFKVESEAAPAVIQGTQGVQGTNDFPSSDANYHNYAEMTAVINSAVANYPNLITKQVIGKSYENRDLYALKISDNPTADENEPEVLFTHHQHAREHLTVEMAIYLIKTFTEGYATDAKVKSMVDTREIWILPDVNPDGGEFDISTGSYKSWRKNRQPNSGSSYVGTDMNRNWDYKWGCCGGSSGSTSSDTYRGTAPESAKEVKVLSDFVRSRVVGGKQQISTAIDFHTYSELVLWPFGWTNADTAEGLNAEEQKVFSTMGRAMAQTNGYTPEQSSDLYITDGSIDDYLWGVHKIWGYTFEMFPASASGGGFYPGDEVIARETSRNKAAVLYLLEYSDCPKRSIGLTCDGTTPPPTGNVFENTNNVNVPDAGAAVTSDITVTGQTGNAPATLKVDVDIKHTWRGDLVIDLVAPDGTAYRLKNSSGNDSADNVITSYTVNASTEVANGTWKLKVQDVARYDTGYIDSWKLTF; from the coding sequence GTGAATCGCAAACGCCTGTCCGTCATGGTCGGGGCGCTAGCCGCCTTTGCCGTGATCATCTCCATGAGCGGCAACCCGGCCAGCGGCGAGAACGCCGCCGCCGCCCAGGAAGCTCGCGCAACGGCCGAGTACCACGTCATCGGAGTCAAGACTTCCCAGCAGCGCAGCGCCATCGCGGCGACCGGCGCGGCCGTCAACGGCACGGAAGACAGCCGCTTGATGATCACCGCCACGCCCGCCGAGGTCGCCAAGATCCGCTCCCAGGGCTTCAAGGTCGAGTCCGAGGCCGCCCCCGCGGTCATCCAGGGCACCCAGGGTGTCCAGGGAACCAACGACTTCCCGAGCTCGGACGCGAACTACCACAACTACGCCGAGATGACCGCGGTCATCAACTCGGCCGTGGCCAACTACCCGAACCTCATCACCAAGCAGGTCATCGGCAAGTCCTACGAGAACCGCGACCTGTACGCGCTGAAGATCTCGGACAACCCGACGGCGGACGAGAACGAGCCCGAGGTTCTCTTCACCCACCACCAGCACGCCCGTGAGCACCTGACGGTCGAGATGGCGATCTACCTGATCAAGACCTTCACCGAGGGCTACGCGACCGACGCCAAGGTCAAGTCCATGGTGGACACCCGCGAGATCTGGATCCTGCCCGACGTCAACCCCGACGGCGGCGAGTTCGACATCAGCACCGGCTCCTACAAGAGCTGGCGCAAGAACCGCCAGCCCAACTCCGGTTCGTCCTACGTCGGCACCGACATGAACCGCAACTGGGACTACAAGTGGGGCTGCTGTGGCGGCTCCTCGGGCAGCACCAGCTCCGACACCTACCGCGGCACCGCGCCCGAATCGGCGAAGGAAGTCAAGGTCCTCTCGGACTTCGTGCGCAGCCGCGTCGTCGGCGGCAAGCAGCAGATCAGCACCGCGATCGACTTCCACACCTACAGCGAGTTGGTGCTGTGGCCGTTCGGCTGGACCAACGCCGACACCGCCGAGGGTCTCAACGCCGAAGAGCAGAAGGTCTTCTCGACGATGGGCCGCGCCATGGCGCAGACCAACGGCTACACCCCGGAGCAGTCCTCGGACCTCTACATCACCGACGGGTCGATCGACGACTACCTGTGGGGCGTCCACAAGATCTGGGGCTACACCTTCGAGATGTTCCCGGCGTCCGCCTCCGGCGGCGGTTTCTACCCGGGTGACGAGGTCATCGCCCGCGAGACCTCGCGCAACAAGGCGGCCGTGCTCTACCTGCTCGAGTACTCCGACTGCCCGAAGCGCTCGATCGGCCTGACCTGCGACGGCACCACGCCGCCGCCGACCGGCAACGTCTTCGAGAACACCAACAACGTCAACGTTCCCGACGCGGGCGCCGCTGTCACCAGCGACATCACCGTCACCGGACAGACGGGCAACGCCCCGGCGACGCTGAAGGTCGACGTCGACATCAAGCACACCTGGCGCGGTGACCTGGTCATCGACCTGGTGGCCCCGGACGGCACGGCGTACCGGTTGAAGAACTCGTCGGGCAACGACTCGGCCGACAACGTGATCACGAGCTACACCGTGAACGCGTCGACCGAGGTCGCCAACGGCACCTGGAAGCTCAAGGTCCAGGACGTCGCCCGCTACGACACCGGCTACATCGACAGCTGGAAGCTCACCTTCTGA
- a CDS encoding succinic semialdehyde dehydrogenase: protein MTPPATITDDLITRLSRHVAASGAETIASVEVFTGETLATLPCSSVRDVADAVHAARVPQARWAELDVRERMGVFERFHKLVLDERETIADLIQAETGKARRYAFEDLIEPAITTSHYLKAAPRLLRARARKGMMPLAIKATELRQPKGVVGIISPWNFPFALGMSDSIPALMAGNAVVLKPDSQTALSPLYGVDLLYRAGLPEGLITVVLGDGPTVGGALVDNADYVGFTGSTRTGAEVGARAAARLIGCSLELGGKNPMIVLPDANVAAAVDGAVTSAFANTGQLCMHIERIYVHESVHDAFLAKFVDATRALKLGARYDYQCDVGSLISTRQRKAVAEHVDDARAKGATVHVGGGSREDLGPAFYEPTVLTGVTPDMACFAEETFGPVVSIYPFRDEEDAIALANDTSYGLNASVYGRDLDRARRVAHRLRAGTVNVNDGHAAAYSSMDAPMGGMGSSGLGRRHGVEGLLKYTEAQNVAVQRVRVIPPPKAIPYGRYTGIMARSLRLMRRIGLR, encoded by the coding sequence ATGACGCCACCCGCCACCATCACCGACGACCTGATCACCCGGCTGTCCCGGCACGTCGCCGCCTCCGGCGCCGAGACCATCGCCAGTGTCGAGGTCTTCACCGGCGAAACCCTGGCCACGCTGCCGTGTTCGAGCGTCCGCGACGTCGCCGACGCCGTGCACGCCGCGCGGGTGCCGCAGGCGCGCTGGGCCGAACTCGACGTGCGCGAGCGGATGGGCGTGTTCGAGCGGTTCCACAAGCTGGTGCTCGACGAGCGCGAGACCATCGCCGACCTCATCCAGGCCGAGACCGGCAAAGCCCGCCGCTACGCGTTCGAGGACCTGATCGAGCCCGCGATCACCACCAGCCACTACCTCAAGGCCGCGCCGCGGCTGCTGCGGGCGCGCGCCCGCAAGGGCATGATGCCGCTGGCGATCAAGGCCACCGAGCTGCGCCAGCCCAAGGGCGTCGTCGGGATCATCTCGCCGTGGAACTTCCCGTTCGCCCTGGGCATGTCCGACTCGATCCCGGCGCTGATGGCGGGCAACGCGGTGGTGCTCAAGCCGGACAGCCAGACCGCGCTGAGCCCGCTCTACGGCGTGGACCTGCTCTACCGGGCGGGTCTTCCGGAGGGGCTGATCACCGTCGTGCTCGGTGACGGGCCGACCGTCGGCGGCGCGCTGGTCGACAACGCCGACTACGTCGGGTTCACCGGCTCGACCCGCACCGGCGCCGAGGTCGGCGCCCGGGCCGCGGCCCGGCTCATCGGCTGCTCGCTGGAACTCGGCGGCAAGAACCCGATGATCGTGCTGCCCGACGCGAACGTCGCCGCCGCCGTCGACGGCGCGGTGACCAGCGCCTTCGCCAACACCGGCCAGCTGTGCATGCACATCGAGCGGATCTACGTGCACGAGTCGGTCCACGACGCCTTCCTGGCGAAGTTCGTCGACGCGACCCGCGCGCTCAAGCTCGGCGCCCGCTACGACTACCAGTGCGATGTCGGCTCCCTGATCTCGACCAGGCAGCGCAAGGCCGTGGCCGAGCACGTCGACGACGCCCGGGCCAAAGGCGCGACCGTGCACGTCGGCGGCGGGTCCAGGGAGGACCTCGGGCCCGCGTTCTACGAGCCGACCGTGCTCACCGGCGTCACCCCCGACATGGCGTGCTTCGCCGAGGAGACCTTCGGGCCGGTGGTGTCGATCTACCCGTTCCGCGACGAGGAGGACGCGATCGCGCTGGCCAACGACACCAGCTACGGGCTCAACGCGAGCGTCTACGGCCGCGACCTCGACCGCGCCCGCCGGGTGGCACACCGGCTGCGGGCCGGGACGGTCAATGTGAACGACGGCCACGCGGCGGCCTACTCCAGCATGGACGCGCCGATGGGCGGAATGGGCTCATCCGGATTGGGCCGAAGGCACGGGGTCGAAGGGCTGCTCAAATACACCGAGGCACAAAATGTCGCGGTTCAGCGGGTCCGGGTCATCCCGCCGCCGAAGGCCATCCCTTACGGCCGGTACACCGGGATCATGGCGCGTTCACTGCGGCTGATGCGCCGGATCGGGCTGCGCTGA
- a CDS encoding SDR family oxidoreductase, which produces MARSLTDQVVVITGGARGIGAATAAALVRAGARVVIADLDADLAKRTATTLTRESPRQANESPLPAGEFDIRVTAYGLDVTDRAAFTALLDQVEAEVGPIDVLVNNAGIMPIALIEDEPDRTTTAQLAVNLHAVIHGSREAVRRMKPRGSGHVVNVASAAGRIPVPAGATYCATKFGVIGFSEALRMELRDTGVDVSCVMPAIVRTELAAGLKDSKGVKPVTAEQVAEAIVGALRSPRFDVYVPKSVGPAVRMGALLPRRVGEWLSRKLGGERLFLDALDSAARRDYETRAADSAPGAEETRA; this is translated from the coding sequence ATGGCACGCTCGCTGACCGACCAGGTCGTAGTGATCACCGGTGGTGCCCGCGGCATCGGCGCGGCCACCGCCGCCGCCCTGGTCCGCGCGGGCGCGCGCGTGGTCATCGCCGACCTCGACGCCGACCTCGCCAAGCGCACCGCCACCACCCTCACCCGCGAGTCGCCCCGCCAGGCAAACGAGTCGCCCCTTCCGGCAGGTGAGTTCGACATTCGCGTGACCGCCTACGGGCTCGACGTGACCGACCGGGCCGCGTTCACCGCGCTGCTCGACCAAGTCGAGGCCGAGGTCGGGCCGATCGACGTGCTGGTCAACAACGCCGGGATCATGCCGATCGCCCTGATCGAGGACGAGCCCGACCGCACCACCACCGCACAGCTGGCGGTGAACCTGCACGCGGTCATCCACGGCAGCCGCGAGGCGGTGCGCCGGATGAAGCCCCGCGGATCGGGTCACGTGGTCAACGTGGCGTCGGCGGCGGGCCGCATCCCGGTTCCCGCGGGCGCGACCTACTGCGCGACGAAGTTCGGTGTCATCGGCTTCTCCGAGGCGCTGCGGATGGAGCTGCGCGACACCGGGGTCGACGTCTCGTGCGTCATGCCCGCGATCGTGCGCACCGAGTTGGCGGCGGGCCTCAAGGACAGCAAGGGCGTCAAGCCGGTGACCGCCGAGCAGGTCGCCGAGGCGATCGTCGGCGCGCTGCGCTCCCCACGCTTCGACGTGTACGTGCCCAAATCGGTCGGCCCGGCGGTGCGCATGGGCGCGCTGCTGCCCCGGCGGGTCGGCGAGTGGCTCAGCCGCAAGCTCGGCGGTGAGCGCCTGTTCCTCGACGCGCTCGACTCCGCCGCCCGACGCGACTACGAGACCCGTGCCGCCGACAGCGCCCCGGGCGCGGAGGAGACCCGAGCATGA
- a CDS encoding S8 family peptidase has product MFLRSNTRLRRTAMAAAISFGLVLTPGLAFAAAAAPAGPAGAAAPSSIPTGTRAYFVITDPANIAAGKTAVTNSGGTVWNAWDAIGVIVAHSTAADFKSKVRAVTGVQYVGATRTTDVPTNADNPPIPSNSAGQNLGTEAVGWDIKQLKADQAWATTDGAGVTVAVLDTGVNDQHKDLAPNFDASKSASCAYGKVDKRAGAWRSVGSSGHGTHVAGSIAAAKGNGGIVGVAPGAKLSSIRVAEPAAELFFPENTVCAFMYAVEVGVDVTNNSYWTDPWYGLCANENDGDLKAIEVAVRRAVNHASGAGIVNLVAAGNENKDYSAKGSTSVSPNDSQPKSRNVNTGCPLMPQEAEGSTVVGGIDQQGTRYNMSNYDTNGTLDVTAAAVNVNSTSASGGFQQMTGTSMASPHAAGIAALVKSAFPALKGKDIEKKMKECSGTYTDPKYYGSGLPDATKCVSGGGGGGTNWTNDNDVQITDNNVAVTSSVTANATSAPSATSKVSVNIVHTYRGDLVIDLVAPDGTVYALKPASASDSADNVIATYTVNLSGEGMTGEYKLRVRDAYSFDTGYINSWKLDFVG; this is encoded by the coding sequence GTGTTCCTGCGCTCAAATACCCGGCTGCGGCGCACCGCCATGGCCGCGGCGATCAGCTTCGGTCTGGTGCTGACACCGGGCCTGGCGTTCGCGGCCGCCGCCGCCCCGGCGGGCCCGGCAGGCGCCGCGGCGCCGAGCAGCATCCCGACCGGCACGCGCGCCTACTTCGTGATCACCGATCCGGCCAACATCGCCGCGGGCAAGACCGCCGTCACCAACAGCGGCGGCACCGTGTGGAACGCCTGGGACGCCATCGGTGTCATCGTCGCCCACTCGACGGCCGCCGACTTCAAGTCGAAGGTGCGCGCGGTGACCGGCGTGCAGTACGTCGGCGCGACCCGGACCACCGACGTCCCGACCAACGCGGACAACCCGCCGATCCCGAGCAACAGCGCGGGGCAGAACCTGGGCACCGAGGCCGTGGGCTGGGACATCAAGCAGCTCAAGGCCGACCAGGCGTGGGCGACCACCGACGGCGCGGGCGTGACCGTCGCGGTGCTCGACACCGGCGTCAACGACCAGCACAAGGACCTGGCCCCGAACTTCGACGCGAGCAAGTCCGCGTCCTGCGCCTACGGCAAGGTCGACAAGCGCGCGGGCGCCTGGCGCAGCGTCGGCTCCAGCGGCCACGGCACGCACGTCGCGGGCTCCATCGCCGCGGCCAAGGGCAACGGCGGCATCGTGGGTGTCGCTCCCGGCGCCAAGCTGTCGTCGATCCGCGTCGCCGAGCCCGCCGCCGAGCTGTTCTTCCCGGAGAACACGGTGTGCGCCTTCATGTACGCCGTCGAGGTCGGCGTCGACGTCACGAACAACAGCTACTGGACCGACCCGTGGTACGGCCTGTGCGCCAACGAGAACGACGGTGACCTCAAGGCCATCGAGGTCGCCGTCCGCCGCGCGGTGAACCACGCCAGCGGCGCGGGCATCGTCAACCTCGTCGCCGCGGGCAACGAGAACAAGGACTACTCCGCCAAGGGATCCACCTCGGTGAGCCCCAACGACTCGCAGCCCAAGAGCCGCAACGTCAACACCGGCTGCCCGCTGATGCCGCAGGAGGCCGAGGGCTCGACCGTCGTCGGCGGCATCGACCAGCAGGGCACGCGGTACAACATGTCGAACTACGACACCAACGGCACGCTGGACGTCACCGCCGCCGCCGTGAACGTGAACTCGACCTCGGCCAGTGGCGGGTTCCAGCAGATGACCGGCACCTCGATGGCGTCCCCGCACGCCGCGGGCATCGCCGCGCTGGTCAAGAGCGCCTTCCCGGCACTCAAGGGCAAGGACATCGAGAAGAAGATGAAGGAGTGCTCCGGCACCTACACCGACCCGAAGTACTACGGCTCGGGCCTGCCGGACGCCACCAAGTGCGTCTCCGGTGGCGGCGGTGGCGGCACGAACTGGACCAACGACAACGACGTCCAGATCACCGACAACAACGTCGCCGTGACCTCCTCGGTGACGGCCAACGCGACCAGCGCGCCGTCGGCCACCTCGAAGGTCTCGGTGAACATCGTCCACACCTACCGTGGTGACCTGGTCATCGACCTGGTCGCGCCGGACGGTACCGTGTACGCCCTCAAGCCCGCCAGCGCGAGCGACTCGGCGGACAACGTGATCGCGACCTACACGGTCAACCTGTCCGGTGAGGGCATGACGGGCGAGTACAAGCTGCGTGTCCGCGACGCGTACTCGTTCGACACCGGATACATCAACTCGTGGAAGCTGGACTTCGTCGGATAA